A window from Physeter macrocephalus isolate SW-GA chromosome 11, ASM283717v5, whole genome shotgun sequence encodes these proteins:
- the MESP1 gene encoding mesoderm posterior protein 1, producing the protein MAQSLCPPLSESWFLSAGWGRARPPPASNRDCGCSPASSPDSWGSAPAGSPVSSPGRPVTSAALRVPTAGRRGARSSRLGSGQRQSASEREKLRMRTLARALHELRRFLPPSVAPAGQSLTKIETLRLAIRYIGHLSAVLGLSEESLQRRRRRHSDAALPRGCPLCPDGGLAQTQMQTQAQACGPDLGSAASAVVSWGSPPAYPGALAAPEPRDPPVLYDEAACPEGPAMEPGPSSPLFPGDVLALLETWMPLSPLEWPPA; encoded by the exons ATGGCCCAGTCCCTGTGCCCGCCGCTCTCTGAGTCCTGGTTCCTCTCCGCGGGCTGGGGCCGAGCTCGGCCGCCGCCGGCCTCCAACAGGGACTGTGGTTGCTCGCCCGCCTCGTCCCCGGACTCCTGGGGCAGCGCCCCGGCCGGCAGCCCAGTGTCTAGTCCCGGGAGGCCCGTCACCAGCGCCGCCCTCCGCGTCCCGACTGCGGGTAGACGCGGCGCCCGCAGCAGCCGCCTAGGCAGCGGGCAACGGCAGAGCGCCAGCGAGCGCGAGAAGCTGCGCATGCGCACGCTCGCCCGCGCCCTGCACGAGCTGCGCCGCTTTCTGCCGCCGTCCGTGGCGCCCGCCGGCCAGAGCCTGACCAAGATCGAGACACTGCGCCTGGCCATCCGCTACATCGGCCACCTGTCGGCCGTGCTGGGCCTCAGCGAGGAGAGCCTGCAGCGCCGGCGCCGGCGCCACAGCGACGCGGCGCTCCCTCGAGGCTGCCCGCTGTGCCCCGACGGCGGCCTCGCGCAGACGCAGATGCAGACTCAGGCGCAGGCGTGCGGCCCAGACCTGGGCTCAGCCGCCAGCGCCGTGGTGTCCTGGGGGTCCCCGCCCGCCTACCCCGGAGCCCTAGCGGCGCCCGAGCCGCGCGATCCACCGGTGCTTTACGACGAGGCGGCGTGCCCGGAAGGGCCGGCGATGGAGCCAGGCCCCTCATCTCCG CTCTTTCCCGGCGACGTACTGGCCCTGCTGGAGACCTGGATGCCCCTCTCGCCCCTGGAGTGGCCGCCGGCCTGA